The following coding sequences are from one Bos taurus isolate L1 Dominette 01449 registration number 42190680 breed Hereford chromosome 26, ARS-UCD2.0, whole genome shotgun sequence window:
- the LOC101903496 gene encoding F-box only protein 27-like: protein MQAAAAAGPGEETMGASTSWGLLSRVPAPHREPQEAPSLNQLPIEMLRNVLSYLPPSTLLWHCRPVCQHWRDLVDGWDLWRSILPWKHPDLWPVILICLPPADNPRPCILGRFCELRPIGRKLTANTPSKDLWNCMMLNGSNGSEEEEDLGVRLKTSGETSYSLAYRCWYKGEISDMEEEGLCRELLDSGNIWISVCHCWTEQQGSNRMYQVVFKLLDANYAISHYFFHKRFSIRPRTGSFSFRIMHAFTSIKKGVHFVLFDHSVKG, encoded by the coding sequence ATGCAGGCGGCAGCAGCCGCGGGGCCTGGTGAGGAGACCATGGGCGCCTCAACCTCCTGGGGCCTGCTCTCCCGCGTCCCAGCTCCGCACCGCGAACCACAGGAGGCTCCGAGCCTGAACCAACTGCCCATCGAGATGCTCCGGAACGTGCTGAGCTACCTGCCTCCAAGCACGCTGCTCTGGCACTGCCGCCCGGTGTGCCAGCACTGGCGAGACCTGGTGGACGGCTGGGACCTATGGCGGAGCATCCTGCCCTGGAAACACCCCGACCTGTGGCCTGTCATCCTCATCTGCCTGCCCCCTGCTGACAACCCCAGGCCCTGCATCCTGGGCCGCTTCTGCGAGCTCAGACCCATAGGACGCAAGCTCACTGCGAACACCCCGAGCAAAGACCTCTGGAACTGTATGATGCTGAACGGTAGCAATGGCTCGGAGGAAGAGGAAGACTTGGGTGTCAGACTGAAGACTTCTGGGGAGACGAGCTACAGTCTTGCCTACAGGTGTTGGTACAAGGGAGAAATTTCGGACATGGAGGAGGAGGGTCTGTGTCGGGAACTCCTGGATAGTGGAAATATTTGGATTTCTGTCTGTCACTGCTGGACAGAACAACAAGGCAGTAATCGGATGTATCAGGTAGTCTTCAAGCTTCTAGATGCCAACTATGCCATCTCGCATTATTTCTTCCATAAACGTTTTTCTATCCGGCCACGGACAGGCAGTTTCTCCTTTCGGATCATGCATGCATTCACCAGCATCAAGAAGGGCGTCCACTTTGTGTTGTTTGACCACAGTGTCAAGGGGTAA
- the OR5D18 gene encoding olfactory receptor family 5 subfamily D member 18, with translation MFLSERNKSGATFTLLGFSNYPELQVPLFLTFLAIYSVTVVGNLGMIVIIKINPKLHTPMYFFLSHLSFVDFCYSSIIAPKTMVNLMVEDRTISFVGCVIQFFFFCTFVVTESFLLAVMAYDRFVAICDPLLYVVAMSPRLCATLVVGSYAWGVACSLILTCTVIKLSFQGFNTIDHFFCELSSLLSLSCSDTYLNQLLLFIFATFNEVSTLVIVLLSYVFIVVTILKMCSACGRHKAFSTCASHLTSISIFHGTILFLYCVPNSKNSRHTVKVASVFYTVVIPMLNPLIYSLRNKDVKDTVSKIMDSKVFSY, from the coding sequence ATGTTTCTatcagagagaaataaaagtgGGGCCACGTTCACTCTCCTGGGCTTCTCCAATTACCCAGAGTTGCAAGTCCCCCTCTTCTTGACATTCCTGGCCATCTACAGTGTCACTGTGGTAGGGAATCTTGGTATGATTGTAATCATCAAAATTAACCCCAAACTGCACActcccatgtactttttcctcagcCACCTCTCCTTTGTGGACTTTTGTTATTCCTCCATCATTGCTCCCAAGACCATGGTGAACCTCATGGTAGAAGACAGAACCATTTCATTTGTAGGCTGTGTAatacaattctttttcttttgtaccTTTGTGGTGACTGAGTCCTTTTTATTagctgtgatggcctatgaccgttTTGTGGCCATCTGCGACCCTCTGCTCTACGTGGTGGCCATGTCCCCGAGACTCTGTGCCACATTAGTGGTTGGATCTTATGCTTGGGGAGTAGCTTGTTCCTTGATACTCACCTGTACTGTTATCAAATTATCATTTCAAGGTTTCAACACAATCGATCACTTCTTCTGTGAGTTATCCTCCCTGCTTTCCCTCTCTTGCTCTGATACTTATCTCAACCAGTTGCTGCTTTTCATTTTTGCCACCTTTAATGAGGTCAGCACACTCGTCATCGTTCTCCTGTCTTATGTGTTTATTGTTGTCACCATCCTCAAAATGTGTTCAGCCTGTGGTCGTcacaaagccttctccacctgtgcctcccacctGACCTCCATCAGCATCTTCCATGGCACCATCCTCTTCCTCTACTGTGTGCCCAACTCCAAAAACTCCAGGCACACAGTCAAAGTGGCATCTGTGTTTTACACGGTGGTCATCCCCATGTTGAATCCCCTGATCTACAGTCTGAGAAATAAGGATGTCAAGGACACAGTCTCCAAGATCATGGACTCTAAAGTGTTTTCGTACTAA